DNA from Rubripirellula lacrimiformis:
TCCCAACGCCGCCTTGCCTCGCGGGACGATGCTGATTTTGTGCACGGGATCGGCGTGCTGGCTGTAGGTGCCGACCAACGCATGCCCCGTTTCGTGATACGCGACACGCTCTTTCTCCTCGGCGCCTAAACGTCGACTTTTACGTTCTGGCCCGGCGACGACCTTCTCGACCGCTTCCTCCAGATCCTGTTGCGAAATCGTGGACGACAGGTGCCGCGCACTCAGCAGTGCCCCCTCGTTCATCACGTTCGCCAGATCGGCCCCCGAAAATCCCGGTGTTTCGCGAGCGATGCGTTCCAAGTCAACGTCGTCGGAAAGTGGCTTGTTGCGAGCGTGAACGGTCAAGATTGCTTTGCGTCCGACAAGGTCGGGAGCGTCCATGACGACTTGGCGGTCAAATCGACCAGGCCGCAGCAAGGCTTTGTCCAGAACGTCGGGGCGGTTCGTTGCGGCCAACAGGATGACGCCGACATTGGCTTGGAATCCGTCCATCTCGACCAGCAATTGATTCAATGTTTGCTCGCGTTCGTCGTTGACGTTCCCGACATGCACACCTCGTTGGCGGCCGATCGCGTCGAGTTCATCCAAAAAGATGATGCACGGTGCATTTTGCGTCGCTTGACGAAACAGGTCGCGAACACGCGATGCACCGACGCCGACAAACATCTCGACAAACTCGCTGCCGCTAAGCGAATAGAACGGCACCTTGGCTTCCCCGGCGACCGCTCGGGCCATCAACGTTTTGCCGGTTCCCGGCGGCCCCACCAATAGAACACCTTTAGGGATTTTGGCTCCCAACGCCGTGTACTTGTCGGCATGTTGCAGGAAATCGACGACCTCCTGCAGTTCGTACTTTGCTTCGTCGCATCCGGCAACGTCATCGAACGTCACACCGGTATCGCTGTTCACCGCCAGCTTCGCTTGGCTTTTGCCAAATCCCATCACGCCTTGGCCGACCGAGGCCACGCGTCGCGAAAGAAAAGTCCACAACACGAACACCAGAGCAATGGGAAGCACCCAAGAGATCAGGAAGTTGGACAGAAAGCTGGGCCGTACTCCGGTGTACGTTACATTCGCCGCGGTCAGTTCATCGACCAACGTCGGGTCTTCCACGCGGACCGTTCGGAAATGGAGAAGGTCTTTGGCGTCCGCTTTCTGCTTATCGGAGGCAACCTCCGTGGACTTTGCGGGGGCCGTGTCGGATGATGCGGCCGCCTTAGAATCGGTGTCCGGCTTTGTTTCGGCAGGCTTCTTATCGCCTTCGTTCGAACCGGCATTTTGATCGTCGGGGACTTTCGCCTCGACTGGTTCCACCGCTTCCGCATCGGGGACGTCAGCCGACCCCAGAATCTCGGTTTCCCCGATCTGGCATTCTTCGATCACATCGCTGGCGACGTACGATTTGAATTGGCTATATGGAATCGTGTGGATGTTCAACGCTCGCGAAAAGTCTTGCCAAAGCCAAACCGTCATCAGCGCCATCATCGCGAACCAGATCATCGAACGCCAATCGTTCGATAGATCGGGTTTCGAGTTCGGCCCCTGATTGTGTGTCGTAGGGTCTGAGGGGGAGTCTGCGTTTTTGTCCATGTTGCCGATCGTTCCTGCCTACCTGTTTAGTAGTACGGGTAATACTGGGTTGGCTCGTACGGGGTGACTTTGTAATGCGATTCCAAGAAGGTCACGAGGTCCGAGAGCTGCGTGATGGTCAGTTCGTCGTTGTAGGTTCGCATTTTGGACTTGTCGCCGTCCTTGATTTCATCGTCCGTGTAATGCACCGCGAATCGGTGCGACGGGTTGATGATGGATGTGACTAA
Protein-coding regions in this window:
- the ftsH gene encoding ATP-dependent zinc metalloprotease FtsH; translation: MIWFAMMALMTVWLWQDFSRALNIHTIPYSQFKSYVASDVIEECQIGETEILGSADVPDAEAVEPVEAKVPDDQNAGSNEGDKKPAETKPDTDSKAAASSDTAPAKSTEVASDKQKADAKDLLHFRTVRVEDPTLVDELTAANVTYTGVRPSFLSNFLISWVLPIALVFVLWTFLSRRVASVGQGVMGFGKSQAKLAVNSDTGVTFDDVAGCDEAKYELQEVVDFLQHADKYTALGAKIPKGVLLVGPPGTGKTLMARAVAGEAKVPFYSLSGSEFVEMFVGVGASRVRDLFRQATQNAPCIIFLDELDAIGRQRGVHVGNVNDEREQTLNQLLVEMDGFQANVGVILLAATNRPDVLDKALLRPGRFDRQVVMDAPDLVGRKAILTVHARNKPLSDDVDLERIARETPGFSGADLANVMNEGALLSARHLSSTISQQDLEEAVEKVVAGPERKSRRLGAEEKERVAYHETGHALVGTYSQHADPVHKISIVPRGKAALGYTLQLPTDEKFMMTRAELLDRLKGLLGGRAAEEVQFGEISTGAENDLERATAMARQMVCMYGMSDAVGLTHCGRRENVFLGDSSLNAGGLDCSDNTADHIDAEVKQLLADAYKDAKRILDDHREQLDRVAQELLRTETLDASQFHALLQDEIVSAS